One window from the genome of Leuconostoc suionicum encodes:
- the coaBC gene encoding bifunctional phosphopantothenoylcysteine decarboxylase/phosphopantothenate--cysteine ligase CoaBC — protein sequence MNDFYRNKNILVIVTGSISAYKSATLVREFIKSGAHVRVGMTAAAQEFITVQTLAVLSKHDVLTDLFRDEKAAVTHIEWAKWADLIFVVPATANIIGKIANGIADDAVTATVMASSAAKVIAPAMNDIMLNNDAVVRNLNLLKSDGWFIIDPEIGFLAEGYESQGRLPEPVAIINQAAIRIQARGGELKGKKIVITAGGTREALDPVRYLTNRSSGKMGYALAQAAAELGAMVVLITTTKREELYGVREIVVTSTRDMHATVVQEFSDADIFISSAAVSDYRPASQAENKIKKVGHENLTIELIQNPDILSDIGHIKKAGQIVVGFAAETQNVLASAQKKLSKKNADFLIANDVSDVDGGFDSDNNKVTILSRDKDPEKIELLPKIDIARTILDRVVKTLA from the coding sequence ATGAATGATTTCTATAGAAATAAGAATATATTAGTGATTGTGACAGGTAGCATTTCGGCCTACAAGTCAGCAACATTAGTACGCGAATTCATTAAGAGCGGCGCTCATGTTCGTGTAGGAATGACGGCTGCGGCCCAAGAATTTATTACTGTACAAACATTAGCCGTTTTGTCTAAACATGATGTGTTAACCGATCTTTTTCGTGATGAGAAGGCTGCTGTTACTCATATTGAATGGGCTAAGTGGGCAGACTTGATATTTGTTGTGCCAGCTACTGCTAACATTATTGGAAAAATAGCAAATGGTATCGCAGATGATGCTGTGACTGCGACGGTAATGGCATCATCTGCGGCTAAAGTTATCGCCCCAGCGATGAACGATATTATGCTTAATAATGACGCGGTTGTACGTAATTTGAATTTATTAAAAAGTGATGGTTGGTTTATTATTGACCCAGAGATTGGTTTCTTAGCAGAAGGTTACGAGTCGCAAGGTCGCTTACCGGAGCCTGTGGCAATTATAAATCAGGCAGCTATTCGTATACAGGCGCGCGGTGGTGAGTTAAAAGGAAAAAAAATTGTTATTACAGCCGGCGGGACACGTGAAGCGCTTGATCCAGTGCGGTATTTAACAAATCGTTCTTCAGGGAAAATGGGCTATGCTTTGGCACAGGCAGCTGCAGAGTTAGGTGCAATGGTGGTACTTATAACCACAACAAAACGAGAAGAACTGTACGGCGTCCGAGAAATAGTTGTTACTTCCACACGTGACATGCATGCAACAGTTGTGCAAGAATTTTCTGACGCGGATATTTTCATTAGTTCGGCAGCTGTATCTGATTATCGGCCTGCTTCACAAGCTGAAAACAAAATAAAAAAAGTAGGGCACGAGAATTTAACGATTGAATTAATTCAAAATCCTGATATATTATCAGATATTGGTCATATAAAGAAAGCTGGGCAAATTGTTGTGGGATTTGCTGCTGAAACGCAAAACGTTCTTGCGTCTGCACAAAAAAAGTTATCAAAGAAAAATGCAGATTTCTTAATTGCTAATGATGTTAGTGATGTGGATGGTGGTTTTGACTCTGATAATAATAAAGTAACGATTTTATCTCGCGATAAAGACCCAGAAAAAATTGAATTGTTACCAAAAATTGATATTGCGCGGACTATATTAGATAGAGTAGTTAAAACACTCGCATAA